A genome region from Flavobacterium sp. CFS9 includes the following:
- a CDS encoding glycosyltransferase, giving the protein MKILIFSDCYVYGGSERLMIFLLKNDFLNKNNTLLFAYRKHKDYEEGLRNENILDRKYNYPLFLLSNETLFLKINDVVKNGFVRKLIKIPFYLIEKVGLYFIWNLIRLMHFLLKVKPEIIHVNNGGYPAAKSCNIMVVANYLTVRTKVIYQVNNQARKRKTFLEKIYDAFINKNVVFFINASYKAKQQLIEKRNFDSDKILVVNNCVPLPNAKLNKAEIFELIKIPQDSFLIVEVAFLSERKGQKYLVEALKELFDKKLLSKEKVFCAFIGNGEDEEFLRNYINDLGLTSNIFLLGYRTNSEDFIMASDLFVLPSIKDEDMPLVILSALGYGKAIISTDFAGISQVIKSNFNGILIKNEIETFAHNLGIEILRLYNDKELRNQMGINAKETYVDYSPETYGIVLNKIYKRLYAI; this is encoded by the coding sequence ATGAAAATATTAATTTTTAGTGATTGTTACGTTTATGGTGGAAGTGAACGATTAATGATATTCTTATTGAAAAATGATTTTTTGAATAAAAATAATACATTATTATTTGCTTATAGAAAACATAAAGATTATGAGGAAGGACTTCGAAATGAAAATATTTTAGATCGCAAATATAATTATCCTCTATTTTTACTTTCTAATGAAACTTTATTTCTTAAGATAAATGATGTTGTTAAAAATGGCTTTGTACGAAAACTAATTAAAATACCATTTTATTTAATCGAAAAAGTAGGACTCTATTTTATATGGAATTTGATTAGATTAATGCATTTTCTATTAAAAGTAAAGCCTGAAATTATTCACGTTAATAATGGAGGATATCCTGCTGCAAAAAGCTGTAATATTATGGTTGTTGCTAATTATTTGACAGTTCGAACAAAAGTTATTTATCAGGTTAATAATCAGGCAAGAAAGCGTAAAACTTTTTTAGAAAAGATCTATGATGCGTTTATAAATAAAAATGTTGTTTTTTTTATAAACGCATCATATAAAGCCAAACAACAATTAATTGAAAAAAGAAATTTTGATTCGGATAAAATATTGGTAGTAAATAATTGTGTACCGTTACCAAATGCAAAATTGAACAAAGCAGAAATTTTTGAATTAATTAAAATTCCTCAAGATAGTTTCTTGATTGTTGAGGTTGCATTTTTATCTGAAAGAAAAGGTCAAAAATATTTAGTAGAAGCATTGAAAGAATTATTTGATAAAAAATTACTTTCAAAAGAAAAAGTCTTTTGTGCTTTTATAGGAAATGGAGAAGATGAAGAGTTTTTAAGGAATTATATTAATGATTTAGGATTAACATCAAATATCTTTTTGTTAGGTTATCGCACTAATAGCGAAGATTTTATTATGGCCAGTGATTTATTTGTATTACCTTCAATAAAAGATGAGGATATGCCATTAGTAATATTGTCAGCTTTGGGATATGGAAAAGCAATTATTTCTACAGATTTTGCCGGTATTTCTCAAGTTATAAAATCTAATTTTAATGGTATCTTGATAAAAAATGAAATAGAAACCTTTGCACACAATTTAGGTATCGAAATTCTTCGTTTGTATAATGATAAAGAATTGAGAAATCAAATGGGGATTAATGCAAAAGAAACATATGTTGACTATAGCCCAGAAACTTATGGGATTGTGTTGAATAAAATTTATAAGCGACTATATGCAATTTAA
- a CDS encoding DapH/DapD/GlmU-related protein, with the protein MKVIKNILGSIYHKILFFIFKYRALSKKNIIIDNTVKLYYNKENLNISNDVVIGAFTVIYAINSGHSSKKGLLKIGKNTSIGEFNNIRAAGGEITIGNNCLISQFVTIVASNHNIKKGENINGQGWDETRTDVFIGDDVWIGANCVILPGVKIANGSVIAAGSVVTKDVQDNSIMIGVPAKKIKDR; encoded by the coding sequence ATGAAGGTTATTAAAAATATTTTGGGATCAATTTATCATAAAATTTTATTTTTTATTTTTAAGTATAGAGCCTTAAGCAAAAAGAATATAATAATCGATAATACAGTTAAATTGTATTACAATAAAGAGAATTTAAATATTTCAAATGATGTTGTAATTGGAGCATTCACTGTTATTTATGCCATTAATTCTGGGCATTCTAGTAAAAAGGGACTACTGAAAATAGGTAAAAATACTTCAATTGGAGAGTTTAACAATATTAGGGCTGCGGGAGGAGAAATAACAATTGGAAATAATTGCCTGATTTCGCAATTTGTAACAATTGTTGCATCAAATCATAATATTAAAAAAGGTGAAAATATTAATGGACAAGGCTGGGATGAAACCAGAACAGATGTTTTTATTGGTGATGATGTTTGGATTGGAGCAAATTGTGTGATTTTGCCAGGAGTAAAAATTGCAAATGGATCTGTTATTGCAGCGGGAAGTGTCGTTACAAAAGATGTGCAGGATAATTCAATAATGATAGGAGTACCTGCAAAAAAAATTAAAGATAGATAG
- the pseI gene encoding pseudaminic acid synthase: protein MKLGNIEINSESPVFIIAELSANHNGSLETALETIRAAKRAGANCIKLQTYTAETMTIDCDKDDFIIKGTIWDGQNLHKLYQEAYTPWEWHKELFLEAEKQGLICFSSPFDKTAVDFLEELNVPAYKIASFEITDIPLIEYVASKGKPIILSTGIAEQEDIELALEACRRMGNNDLALLKCTSSYPAPINEANMCMVKDLSERYGVISGLSDHTMGVTVPIVATCFGAKIIEKHFILDRAIGGPDASFSMNEEEFTEMVKAVREAESAIGVVDYTLTEKQAKGKDFSRSLYVVEDMKVGDVITEENVRSIRPGFGLHPKYFNDILGKVINVDLTKGERLNNKNID, encoded by the coding sequence ATGAAATTAGGAAATATAGAAATAAATAGTGAATCACCAGTTTTTATAATTGCTGAATTATCTGCAAATCATAATGGTAGTCTTGAAACAGCATTAGAAACTATTAGAGCAGCAAAGCGTGCAGGTGCGAACTGTATAAAGCTGCAAACATATACGGCTGAGACAATGACTATAGATTGTGATAAAGATGATTTTATAATTAAAGGTACGATATGGGATGGTCAAAATTTGCATAAACTTTACCAAGAGGCATATACTCCATGGGAATGGCATAAAGAATTGTTTCTTGAAGCCGAAAAACAAGGATTGATTTGTTTTTCTTCGCCATTTGATAAAACGGCTGTTGATTTTCTTGAAGAGTTGAACGTTCCCGCATATAAAATTGCTTCATTTGAAATTACAGATATACCTTTGATTGAGTATGTTGCTTCGAAAGGAAAACCTATTATTCTTTCTACAGGTATTGCTGAGCAAGAGGATATCGAATTAGCTTTAGAGGCATGTCGAAGAATGGGGAATAATGATTTGGCATTGTTAAAATGTACGTCAAGTTATCCAGCTCCAATAAATGAGGCAAATATGTGTATGGTAAAAGATTTATCTGAAAGATATGGAGTTATAAGCGGATTATCTGACCATACTATGGGAGTTACAGTTCCTATTGTTGCAACCTGTTTTGGTGCAAAAATTATAGAAAAACATTTTATTTTAGACAGAGCAATTGGTGGACCAGATGCTTCATTTTCTATGAACGAAGAAGAATTTACAGAAATGGTAAAAGCAGTTCGAGAAGCTGAAAGTGCTATAGGTGTAGTAGATTACACTTTAACAGAAAAACAGGCAAAAGGAAAAGATTTTTCAAGATCGTTATATGTTGTGGAAGATATGAAAGTTGGAGACGTAATAACAGAGGAAAATGTTCGATCCATTAGACCTGGTTTTGGCTTACATCCTAAGTATTTTAACGATATTTTGGGGAAAGTAATTAATGTAGATTTGACAAAAGGTGAAAGATTGAATAATAAGAATATAGATTAA
- a CDS encoding PIG-L deacetylase family protein, giving the protein MLEFLRNKKIMIVVAHPDDELLGLGATFHKLINEYNVQTHVVILGEGITSRADSRDIKAWERELAIHRDNIKKAQLAIGYHSTSIYDFPDNRFDSVALLDIIKTVEKEKKQFNPEVIFTHHGGDVNVDHQRTFESIITACRPMKDEKVKTIITFETPSGTEWRSPTDPRQFLPNLFFSVSESDLNAKIKGMESYEFERREYPHPRSPEALKIQAQRWGITIGTNFAEAFCLVRSIN; this is encoded by the coding sequence ATGTTAGAATTTTTAAGAAATAAAAAAATAATGATTGTTGTTGCCCATCCTGATGATGAATTATTAGGATTGGGTGCCACATTTCACAAATTAATAAATGAATATAATGTACAGACTCATGTCGTTATTCTTGGAGAAGGAATAACATCTCGTGCGGATAGTAGAGATATTAAAGCATGGGAAAGGGAACTTGCAATTCACAGAGATAATATAAAAAAAGCACAATTGGCCATAGGTTATCATAGTACTAGTATTTATGATTTTCCTGATAATCGATTTGATTCAGTAGCGTTATTAGATATTATTAAGACTGTTGAAAAAGAGAAAAAACAATTCAATCCAGAAGTAATTTTTACTCATCATGGAGGAGATGTAAATGTGGATCATCAGCGAACTTTTGAGTCTATAATTACAGCTTGTAGACCAATGAAAGACGAAAAAGTTAAGACTATTATAACTTTTGAAACTCCTTCTGGTACTGAGTGGAGATCGCCAACTGATCCACGTCAGTTTTTGCCAAATTTATTTTTTAGTGTATCAGAAAGTGATTTGAATGCAAAGATTAAGGGGATGGAAAGCTATGAATTTGAACGTCGAGAATATCCTCATCCTCGTTCTCCAGAAGCATTGAAAATTCAAGCTCAAAGATGGGGAATTACAATTGGGACTAATTTCGCAGAAGCCTTTTGTTTAGTAAGATCAATAAATTAA
- a CDS encoding GNAT family N-acetyltransferase gives MNSYKAFQKQIFSDDNYSIVPIRFEDRMDIMKWRNEQIYHLRQVKLLTIDDQNYYFENIVAKLFDQSKPDQILFSFLENEICIGYGGLVHINWNDKNAEISFVMNTELQKNNFKRYWSIYLGLIETFAFNEINLHKIYTYAFDLRPHLYEMLEDKGYKKEAVLTEHCFFDGGFIDVVIHSKFDSSIVKDELFLREANEDDVELLFIWANDQDVRKNSIVQDQIIWENHLAWFKKKINDSETKIFILSNKNKCFGQIRIDKVGSQWQIDYSIDHIYRGQGLGKEIVKHLLNKFNFKFKATVKKENYPSAKVFTHLGFKTLKSDNEDFLFFEY, from the coding sequence ATGAATTCATATAAGGCATTTCAGAAACAAATATTTTCAGACGATAATTATTCGATTGTTCCGATTCGGTTTGAGGATCGTATGGACATTATGAAGTGGCGTAATGAACAAATCTATCATTTGCGTCAAGTTAAACTGTTAACTATTGATGATCAAAATTATTATTTTGAAAATATAGTTGCAAAGCTTTTTGATCAAAGTAAACCAGATCAAATTTTGTTTTCTTTTTTGGAGAATGAGATTTGCATTGGTTATGGAGGATTGGTCCATATTAATTGGAATGATAAAAATGCTGAAATCTCTTTTGTAATGAATACCGAATTACAAAAGAATAATTTTAAAAGATATTGGAGCATTTATTTAGGGTTAATTGAAACTTTTGCTTTTAATGAAATAAACCTTCATAAGATATATACTTATGCATTTGACCTAAGACCTCATTTATATGAAATGCTTGAAGATAAGGGGTATAAGAAAGAGGCAGTTTTGACAGAACATTGCTTTTTTGATGGTGGTTTTATTGATGTCGTTATACATAGTAAATTCGATAGTAGTATAGTTAAAGATGAATTGTTTTTAAGAGAGGCTAATGAAGATGATGTTGAATTGTTATTTATTTGGGCCAATGATCAAGATGTTCGTAAGAACTCTATTGTACAAGACCAAATTATCTGGGAAAATCATTTAGCTTGGTTTAAAAAAAAGATAAATGATTCAGAAACAAAAATATTTATACTAAGTAATAAGAATAAATGTTTTGGACAAATTAGAATTGATAAAGTTGGTTCACAGTGGCAAATTGATTATTCGATTGATCATATTTATAGAGGTCAAGGTTTGGGAAAAGAAATTGTCAAACATCTTTTGAATAAATTTAATTTTAAATTTAAAGCCACAGTAAAAAAAGAAAATTACCCTTCTGCGAAAGTTTTTACTCATTTAGGATTCAAAACTTTGAAATCAGATAATGAAGATTTTTTATTTTTTGAGTACTAA
- a CDS encoding aminotransferase class III-fold pyridoxal phosphate-dependent enzyme yields MGTGQELYKKAKTLIPGGTMLLSKRPEMFLPDLWPSYFSKAKGCKIWDLDGKELLDMSIMGIGTNTLGYGNDEVDNAVLETVKKGNMTTLNCPEEVYLAEKLVELNPWADMVRFARSGGEANSIAIRIARAASGKDKVAICGYHGWHDWYLSANHNDGGDDLSGHLLAGLSPKGVPKNLKDTVYPFNYNNFEELLSIVNNNEIGVIKMEVLRNFGPEDNFLQKVRNLATERNIVLIFDECTSGFRETFGGIYQKFGVEPDIAMYGKTIGNGYALTAVVGKREVMEAAQNTFISSTFWTERIGSTAALATLKVMEEVKSWEIITATGNKMRNGWQRLADSYKLNISISGIPALSTYSFNSPDALSYKTFIAQEMLDKGFLASTNFYASTAQTEAHLESYFNALDEVYSSISKCEKGDLKIQDLLNGPVCHGGFKRLN; encoded by the coding sequence ATGGGAACAGGACAAGAATTATATAAGAAAGCTAAAACATTAATACCAGGTGGTACAATGTTGTTATCTAAAAGACCGGAAATGTTTTTACCAGATTTATGGCCATCTTATTTTTCAAAAGCAAAAGGTTGTAAAATATGGGATTTAGACGGAAAAGAACTTTTAGATATGTCAATAATGGGTATTGGAACCAATACACTTGGATATGGTAATGATGAAGTTGATAATGCCGTTTTGGAAACTGTAAAAAAAGGAAACATGACGACTCTTAATTGTCCTGAGGAAGTTTATTTAGCTGAAAAATTAGTTGAATTAAATCCATGGGCTGATATGGTCCGTTTTGCTAGGAGTGGTGGTGAAGCAAATTCAATAGCAATTCGTATAGCTCGTGCAGCTTCTGGTAAAGATAAAGTAGCTATTTGTGGTTACCACGGATGGCATGATTGGTATTTGTCAGCAAATCATAATGATGGTGGTGATGATTTATCTGGACATTTGCTTGCAGGTTTAAGCCCTAAAGGAGTGCCGAAAAATTTAAAAGATACTGTTTATCCATTTAATTATAACAATTTCGAGGAATTACTTTCAATAGTTAATAACAATGAAATTGGTGTAATCAAAATGGAAGTTCTCAGAAATTTTGGACCAGAAGATAATTTTTTACAGAAAGTTAGAAATCTTGCAACAGAAAGAAATATTGTTTTAATCTTTGATGAATGTACCTCTGGATTTAGGGAAACTTTTGGGGGAATTTATCAAAAATTTGGAGTTGAACCTGATATTGCAATGTATGGAAAAACAATTGGAAACGGATATGCTCTAACTGCTGTTGTAGGTAAAAGAGAAGTTATGGAAGCTGCCCAAAATACTTTTATTAGTAGTACATTTTGGACTGAAAGAATTGGATCAACAGCAGCCTTAGCTACGTTAAAAGTGATGGAAGAAGTAAAATCTTGGGAAATCATTACAGCAACTGGGAATAAAATGCGTAACGGTTGGCAGAGATTGGCCGATTCATATAAATTAAACATTTCTATTTCTGGAATTCCAGCTTTGAGTACTTACAGCTTTAATAGCCCTGATGCTCTTTCCTATAAAACATTTATTGCTCAGGAAATGTTGGATAAAGGATTTTTAGCAAGTACTAACTTTTATGCATCAACAGCACAAACAGAGGCTCATTTAGAATCCTATTTTAATGCTCTTGATGAAGTGTATAGTTCAATATCAAAGTGTGAGAAAGGAGATTTGAAAATTCAAGATCTTTTAAACGGCCCCGTATGCCATGGTGGCTTTAAAAGATTGAATTAA
- a CDS encoding formyltransferase family protein gives MNNYIVLSEKSWHKDLFNDLKKSFNNENWLLIDSKSDFNLDNLEKFKPSKIFIPHWSHIIPKEIYEKYECIVFHMTDLPFGRGGSPLQNLIVRGYKSTKISALRVEEGLDTGDIYLKESLELYGTAEEIFSRASLIIREMIFDIIQKELIATPQFGEVTEFTRRKPEDSNIIELTSLEETYDYIRMLDCEGYPKAFIENDSLKFEFDKAIFNETEKIITANVRIFKK, from the coding sequence ATGAATAACTATATTGTTCTGTCAGAAAAAAGCTGGCATAAAGATCTTTTTAATGATCTAAAAAAGTCATTTAATAATGAAAATTGGTTATTGATTGATTCAAAAAGCGATTTTAATTTAGATAATTTAGAAAAATTTAAACCATCTAAAATTTTTATTCCTCACTGGTCGCATATTATTCCAAAAGAAATTTACGAGAAATATGAATGTATAGTATTTCATATGACTGATTTACCCTTCGGAAGAGGAGGTAGTCCTTTGCAAAATTTGATTGTTAGAGGATACAAATCAACAAAAATATCAGCTTTAAGAGTTGAAGAAGGCCTTGACACTGGAGATATTTATCTAAAAGAATCGCTTGAATTATACGGGACTGCTGAAGAAATATTTTCCAGAGCTTCTCTAATAATAAGGGAAATGATTTTTGATATTATACAAAAGGAGCTAATTGCAACCCCTCAATTTGGTGAAGTTACAGAATTCACAAGAAGAAAGCCAGAAGATAGTAATATAATTGAATTGACAAGCCTAGAAGAAACTTATGATTATATAAGGATGTTGGATTGTGAAGGTTATCCAAAAGCCTTTATTGAAAATGACAGTTTAAAGTTTGAATTTGATAAAGCTATTTTTAATGAAACTGAAAAAATAATTACTGCCAATGTTAGAATTTTTAAGAAATAA
- a CDS encoding polysaccharide biosynthesis protein has translation MQNTYTKNYIKIYFWQGVSLVLNFLSMFIVVPYLTSEPTIYGIYSVCISFSIFLAYADLGFMGAGQKYAAEYFAKGDEANEIKVIGFSIFILLIFLGLFSVGFFILSQQPEILVKGINTATQHKIASLLLLILAIFTPTTLLQRLLQMIFGIRMEDFIVQRTNILGSIIKIISVLWFFKKGNYDIVGYFLFTQVVNFVITVIALYIAKKKYNYNFKFLFYSIRFSKEIFKKTKGLAFASLFITISWILYYELDSVAIGKILGANQVAIYAIGLTVLSFFRSILGILFSPFNVRFNHFVGIGDENALKSFYLQIVSILAPVVVFPILVIAILSSSIVLTWVGNDYLQSIEVVQCLVLCNIFAFVTYPTNSMLIAKEKQKVLYFVNALLPFVFWTGIVFTVNFLGVKSFAIFKLVAFLVSALFLLRLMIIYLELDLLTAIKKIFVPMFLPVLILIMTAFFIRSYLPHEKSKMNLLIVALVMGCLIIMAFIIQFFSSRNFRMQIFKTIGWEGKL, from the coding sequence GTGCAAAATACTTATACAAAAAATTACATTAAAATTTATTTTTGGCAGGGAGTTTCACTTGTTTTAAATTTTCTGTCGATGTTTATTGTTGTTCCATATTTAACGTCTGAGCCTACAATTTATGGTATTTATTCCGTTTGTATCTCTTTTTCGATATTTCTTGCTTATGCAGATTTAGGATTTATGGGAGCCGGACAAAAATATGCAGCAGAATATTTTGCTAAAGGAGATGAAGCTAATGAAATTAAAGTTATTGGTTTTTCTATTTTTATTTTACTTATTTTTTTAGGTTTATTTTCAGTTGGATTTTTTATACTCAGTCAACAACCAGAGATTTTAGTAAAAGGAATTAATACTGCTACGCAACATAAGATAGCATCTTTATTGCTATTAATATTAGCAATTTTTACACCTACAACTTTACTTCAACGTCTATTACAAATGATTTTTGGTATTCGGATGGAGGATTTTATTGTTCAGCGAACAAATATTTTAGGAAGTATAATAAAAATTATTTCCGTTTTATGGTTTTTTAAAAAGGGCAATTATGATATTGTTGGATATTTTTTATTTACGCAGGTTGTCAATTTCGTAATCACAGTAATCGCATTGTATATTGCTAAAAAAAAATACAATTATAATTTTAAGTTTTTATTTTATTCGATACGTTTTAGCAAAGAAATTTTTAAAAAAACAAAAGGTTTAGCTTTTGCCAGTTTGTTTATAACCATATCATGGATATTGTATTATGAGCTTGACTCTGTTGCAATTGGTAAAATTTTAGGAGCTAATCAAGTAGCAATTTATGCAATAGGATTAACTGTTTTATCATTTTTTAGAAGTATATTAGGAATTCTTTTTTCTCCTTTTAATGTGCGTTTTAATCATTTTGTCGGTATTGGTGATGAAAATGCATTAAAATCTTTTTACCTCCAAATTGTATCAATTTTAGCCCCAGTTGTTGTTTTTCCGATACTTGTAATAGCAATTTTATCAAGTTCTATTGTGCTTACCTGGGTTGGGAATGATTATTTACAATCAATAGAAGTCGTACAATGCTTAGTATTATGCAACATATTTGCATTTGTGACATATCCGACTAATTCAATGTTAATTGCCAAAGAAAAGCAAAAAGTATTGTATTTTGTAAATGCGTTACTTCCTTTTGTTTTTTGGACTGGCATTGTTTTTACAGTTAATTTTTTAGGAGTTAAATCATTTGCAATTTTTAAATTGGTTGCTTTTTTGGTATCAGCTTTATTTTTGTTAAGGTTAATGATCATCTACTTGGAATTAGATTTACTTACAGCAATTAAGAAAATTTTTGTTCCAATGTTTTTACCGGTTTTAATTTTAATTATGACTGCTTTTTTTATTAGAAGTTATTTGCCACACGAAAAATCAAAAATGAATTTATTAATCGTGGCTTTAGTTATGGGATGTTTGATTATAATGGCATTTATAATTCAATTCTTTAGTTCCCGAAATTTTAGAATGCAAATATTTAAAACTATTGGTTGGGAAGGTAAACTATGA
- a CDS encoding aldo/keto reductase has protein sequence MNNKLILGTVQMGLNYGINNTNGKLSFETSCQILNKAFDLGVRTLDTAEAYGDAHKVIGDFHKLNPNLIFNIITKIPHGDIKDIEYKVNTYLEELHVKFLDVLMFHSFESYLNNKECISVLNEFKKIGIINHIGVSVYTNEQIESLLSDDSITVVQMPFNLLDNTSIRGGVMEALKKKGKIIHTRSAFLQGLFFKENFDNIISQKLSSELLAIKDFAKLENINLSSLALSYCLNNKLIDEVLIGVDSPEQLTDNLNALNYNLNQDLLDKINAIKVKDLDLLNPSLWK, from the coding sequence TTGAATAATAAATTAATATTAGGAACGGTTCAAATGGGCCTAAATTATGGTATTAATAATACCAACGGTAAATTAAGTTTTGAAACTAGTTGTCAGATCTTAAATAAGGCTTTTGATTTGGGTGTTCGTACTTTAGATACAGCGGAAGCTTATGGAGATGCTCATAAGGTTATAGGCGATTTTCATAAATTAAACCCCAATTTAATATTTAATATCATTACTAAGATTCCTCACGGTGATATTAAAGATATTGAATATAAAGTAAACACTTATTTGGAGGAATTACACGTAAAATTTTTAGATGTTTTAATGTTTCATTCGTTTGAGTCATACTTAAATAATAAAGAATGTATTTCGGTTTTAAATGAATTTAAAAAGATTGGAATTATTAATCATATCGGAGTCTCTGTTTATACAAATGAACAAATAGAATCATTATTGTCAGATGATAGCATAACAGTTGTACAGATGCCATTTAATTTACTCGATAATACTTCAATACGTGGTGGAGTAATGGAAGCTTTAAAGAAAAAAGGAAAAATAATTCATACAAGATCTGCTTTTTTGCAAGGATTATTTTTTAAAGAAAACTTTGATAACATTATCTCTCAAAAACTATCATCAGAATTACTTGCTATTAAAGATTTTGCTAAACTTGAAAATATTAATCTTTCCAGTCTAGCGTTAAGCTATTGTCTAAATAATAAATTAATTGATGAAGTTTTAATTGGAGTAGATTCTCCAGAACAACTTACAGATAATTTAAATGCTCTAAATTATAATCTGAATCAAGATCTTTTAGATAAAATCAATGCTATAAAAGTTAAAGATTTAGATTTGCTAAATCCATCCTTATGGAAATAA